From the Sebastes fasciatus isolate fSebFas1 chromosome 3, fSebFas1.pri, whole genome shotgun sequence genome, one window contains:
- the anp32b gene encoding acidic leucine-rich nuclear phosphoprotein 32 family member B isoform X1, translating to MDMKKRIHLELRNRTPSDVRELVLDNCRSVEGKIEGLTDEFVNLEFLSLINVGLMSVSNLPKLGKLKKLELSDNRISGGLDVLAEKLPNLTHLNLSGNKLKDISTLEPLKKLDKLKSLDLFNCEVTNLNDYRESVFKLLPQLTYLDGYDMEDREASDSEGEVDGDGIEDDEDEEGEEEDEDGEEEDFDEEEDDEDDEEEVEGEEDDDEVSGEDEDGEEVAQDGEADGEADEEDDDEDDDEDEAEAGKGEKRKRDPEDEDDDDDDEDDD from the exons ATGGACATGAAAAAGAGGATCCACTTGGAGCTAAGAAACAGGACACCGTCTGAT GTACGAGAACTTGTCCTCGACAATTGTCGATCAGTTGAAGGAAAAATTGAAGGCCTCACAGATGAGTTTGTCAACCTGGAGTTCCTCAGTTTGATAAATGTCGGCTTAATGTCAGTCTCCAACCTGCCTAAACTAGGAAAACTCAAAAAg CTGGAGTTGAGTGACAACAGAATCAGCGGCGGCCTTGATGTTTTAGCAGAGAAACTACCCAACCTCACACATCTAAACCTGAGTGGAAACAAATTGAAAGACATCAGCACATTGGAACCATTG aaaaagcTGGATAAGCTGAAGAGTTTGGACCTGTTCAACTGTGAAGTGACAAACCTGAATGACTACAGAGAGAGTGTGTTCAAGCTGCTGCCACAGCTCACCTACCTGGATGGCTATGACATGGAGGACAGGGAAGCCTCCGACTCTGAAGGAGAGGTGGACGGAGACGGCATAGAGGACGATGAAGATGAAG agggagaggaggaagatgaggatggagaggaggaggactttGACGAGGAAGAGGACGACGAGGACGACGAAGAGGAGGTagaaggagaagaggatgatgatgaggtcaGCGGAGAAGATGAg GATGGGGAAGAAGTTGCTCAGGATGGGGAAGCGGATGGGGAAGCGGATGAAGAAGATGACGATGAAGATGACGATGAAGACG AAGCAGAAGCTGGCAAAGGCGAGAAGAGAAAGCGAGACCCAGAGGATGAGGACGACGATGACGACGATGAAGACGATGATTAA
- the hemgn gene encoding uncharacterized protein hemgn isoform X2 codes for MEETLQQEAQELEYKNQNEDQGGIRRRLRDRDLIRKRKAEAEEKETNQVESQRKRPRADSGIKRRGRPKKSEPTPEISVSQEEEEEAVPQEAPAVVVVPEAAEVISDQTPGSLAPLLAVESQPSSVLAAPAPQPVLGSIQSPIFAPTLTPPAPVNPTPALFLPSAPAPSPAKVLDEAPAPAPEAVPFPVSFPVPVLTTAPVPAAAPAPLAAPPAAPPQVETLFTESQGREVPDQVLIEDLGPDEEDDISPSQDKGADEDLIEIPSINIPEENEMFSIPTFSSTPPPQKYFPGNSF; via the exons ATGGAGGAGACGTTGCAACAAGAGGCGCAAGAGTTGGAATATAAAAATCAGAATGAAGACCAAG GTGGGATCCGTCGCCGGTTGCGTGACAGGGATCTTATCAGGAAGAgaaaagcagaagcagaagagaAGGAGACTAACCA GGTGGAGAGCCAGAGGAAAAGACCCAGGGCCGACAGTGGCataaagaggagagggaggcccAAGAAGAGTGAGCCCACACCGGAGATATCTGTctctcaggaggaggaggaggaggcagtgcCTCAGGAAGCTCCTGCAGTAGTGGTGGTGCCTGAAGCTGCTGAGGTCATCTCAGATCAAACGCCAGGCTCTCTAGCCCCCTTACTCGCTGTGGAATCACAACCTTCATCTGTGCTTGCTGCCCCTGCACCTCAACCAGTGCTTGGATCCATCCAGAGCCCCATCTTTGCTCCAACTCTGACTCCTCCAGCTCCAGTTAACCCAACTCCAGCCCTTTTTTTACCCTCAGCTCCTGCTCCATCTCCCGCCAAAGTCCTAGACGaggctccagctccagctccagaaGCTGTTCCATTCCCAGTCTCATTCCCAGTCCCAGTCCTGACCACAGCCCCTGTTCCAGCTgcagctcctgctcctcttgcagctcctcctgcagctcctcccCAGGTGGAGACCCTCTTCACAGAGTCACAAGGCAGAGAGGTCCCTGACCAGGTCCTGATTGAGGATTTGGGGCCAGATGAGGAGGATGACATCTCTCCATCTCAAGACAAAGGAGCTGATGAAG aTTTGATCGAGATACCGTCGATCAACATACCTGAAGAAAACGAAATGTTCTCTATTCCAACCTTTTCCTCAACGCCTCCTCCACAGAAATATTTCCCTGGAAATTCATTCTAA
- the anp32b gene encoding acidic leucine-rich nuclear phosphoprotein 32 family member B isoform X2, which produces MDMKKRIHLELRNRTPSDVRELVLDNCRSVEGKIEGLTDEFVNLEFLSLINVGLMSVSNLPKLGKLKKLELSDNRISGGLDVLAEKLPNLTHLNLSGNKLKDISTLEPLKKLDKLKSLDLFNCEVTNLNDYRESVFKLLPQLTYLDGYDMEDREASDSEGEVDGDGIEDDEDEEGEEEDEDGEEEDFDEEEDDEDDEEEVEGEEDDDEVSGEDEDGEEVAQDGEADGEADEEDDDEDDDEDAEAGKGEKRKRDPEDEDDDDDDEDDD; this is translated from the exons ATGGACATGAAAAAGAGGATCCACTTGGAGCTAAGAAACAGGACACCGTCTGAT GTACGAGAACTTGTCCTCGACAATTGTCGATCAGTTGAAGGAAAAATTGAAGGCCTCACAGATGAGTTTGTCAACCTGGAGTTCCTCAGTTTGATAAATGTCGGCTTAATGTCAGTCTCCAACCTGCCTAAACTAGGAAAACTCAAAAAg CTGGAGTTGAGTGACAACAGAATCAGCGGCGGCCTTGATGTTTTAGCAGAGAAACTACCCAACCTCACACATCTAAACCTGAGTGGAAACAAATTGAAAGACATCAGCACATTGGAACCATTG aaaaagcTGGATAAGCTGAAGAGTTTGGACCTGTTCAACTGTGAAGTGACAAACCTGAATGACTACAGAGAGAGTGTGTTCAAGCTGCTGCCACAGCTCACCTACCTGGATGGCTATGACATGGAGGACAGGGAAGCCTCCGACTCTGAAGGAGAGGTGGACGGAGACGGCATAGAGGACGATGAAGATGAAG agggagaggaggaagatgaggatggagaggaggaggactttGACGAGGAAGAGGACGACGAGGACGACGAAGAGGAGGTagaaggagaagaggatgatgatgaggtcaGCGGAGAAGATGAg GATGGGGAAGAAGTTGCTCAGGATGGGGAAGCGGATGGGGAAGCGGATGAAGAAGATGACGATGAAGATGACGATGAAGACG CAGAAGCTGGCAAAGGCGAGAAGAGAAAGCGAGACCCAGAGGATGAGGACGACGATGACGACGATGAAGACGATGATTAA
- the hemgn gene encoding uncharacterized protein hemgn isoform X1, whose translation MEETLQQEAQELEYKNQNEDQGGIRRRLRDRDLIRKRKAEAEEKETNQWVFGVESQRKRPRADSGIKRRGRPKKSEPTPEISVSQEEEEEAVPQEAPAVVVVPEAAEVISDQTPGSLAPLLAVESQPSSVLAAPAPQPVLGSIQSPIFAPTLTPPAPVNPTPALFLPSAPAPSPAKVLDEAPAPAPEAVPFPVSFPVPVLTTAPVPAAAPAPLAAPPAAPPQVETLFTESQGREVPDQVLIEDLGPDEEDDISPSQDKGADEDLIEIPSINIPEENEMFSIPTFSSTPPPQKYFPGNSF comes from the exons ATGGAGGAGACGTTGCAACAAGAGGCGCAAGAGTTGGAATATAAAAATCAGAATGAAGACCAAG GTGGGATCCGTCGCCGGTTGCGTGACAGGGATCTTATCAGGAAGAgaaaagcagaagcagaagagaAGGAGACTAACCAGTGGGTTTTTGG GGTGGAGAGCCAGAGGAAAAGACCCAGGGCCGACAGTGGCataaagaggagagggaggcccAAGAAGAGTGAGCCCACACCGGAGATATCTGTctctcaggaggaggaggaggaggcagtgcCTCAGGAAGCTCCTGCAGTAGTGGTGGTGCCTGAAGCTGCTGAGGTCATCTCAGATCAAACGCCAGGCTCTCTAGCCCCCTTACTCGCTGTGGAATCACAACCTTCATCTGTGCTTGCTGCCCCTGCACCTCAACCAGTGCTTGGATCCATCCAGAGCCCCATCTTTGCTCCAACTCTGACTCCTCCAGCTCCAGTTAACCCAACTCCAGCCCTTTTTTTACCCTCAGCTCCTGCTCCATCTCCCGCCAAAGTCCTAGACGaggctccagctccagctccagaaGCTGTTCCATTCCCAGTCTCATTCCCAGTCCCAGTCCTGACCACAGCCCCTGTTCCAGCTgcagctcctgctcctcttgcagctcctcctgcagctcctcccCAGGTGGAGACCCTCTTCACAGAGTCACAAGGCAGAGAGGTCCCTGACCAGGTCCTGATTGAGGATTTGGGGCCAGATGAGGAGGATGACATCTCTCCATCTCAAGACAAAGGAGCTGATGAAG aTTTGATCGAGATACCGTCGATCAACATACCTGAAGAAAACGAAATGTTCTCTATTCCAACCTTTTCCTCAACGCCTCCTCCACAGAAATATTTCCCTGGAAATTCATTCTAA
- the anp32b gene encoding acidic leucine-rich nuclear phosphoprotein 32 family member B isoform X3, translating into MDMKKRIHLELRNRTPSDVRELVLDNCRSVEGKIEGLTDEFVNLEFLSLINVGLMSVSNLPKLGKLKKLELSDNRISGGLDVLAEKLPNLTHLNLSGNKLKDISTLEPLKKLDKLKSLDLFNCEVTNLNDYRESVFKLLPQLTYLDGYDMEDREASDSEGEVDGDGIEDDEDEAEAGKGEKRKRDPEDEDDDDDDEDDD; encoded by the exons ATGGACATGAAAAAGAGGATCCACTTGGAGCTAAGAAACAGGACACCGTCTGAT GTACGAGAACTTGTCCTCGACAATTGTCGATCAGTTGAAGGAAAAATTGAAGGCCTCACAGATGAGTTTGTCAACCTGGAGTTCCTCAGTTTGATAAATGTCGGCTTAATGTCAGTCTCCAACCTGCCTAAACTAGGAAAACTCAAAAAg CTGGAGTTGAGTGACAACAGAATCAGCGGCGGCCTTGATGTTTTAGCAGAGAAACTACCCAACCTCACACATCTAAACCTGAGTGGAAACAAATTGAAAGACATCAGCACATTGGAACCATTG aaaaagcTGGATAAGCTGAAGAGTTTGGACCTGTTCAACTGTGAAGTGACAAACCTGAATGACTACAGAGAGAGTGTGTTCAAGCTGCTGCCACAGCTCACCTACCTGGATGGCTATGACATGGAGGACAGGGAAGCCTCCGACTCTGAAGGAGAGGTGGACGGAGACGGCATAGAGGACGATGAAGATGAAG CAGAAGCTGGCAAAGGCGAGAAGAGAAAGCGAGACCCAGAGGATGAGGACGACGATGACGACGATGAAGACGATGATTAA